The following coding sequences lie in one Flavobacterium sediminis genomic window:
- a CDS encoding prolipoprotein diacylglyceryl transferase → MNIPFEPQVFGTSVNVHLLLEYLAFFIGFRYYLYLKRTKSDAITGKNRLSILLGAIVGAFIGSRFFAFLENPVFHFSSDHLIRILNAKTIMGGLFGGLIGVELAKKIIREKESSGDLFTLPLILGIFIGRIGCFLSGIREFTYGKPTSLFLGINLGDGIKRHPIALYELFFLAGLFWLLKYLWENKKLENGTLFKFFMIAYFSWRFAVEFLKPNTFFISGLSSIQWLCIICFLYYSKTLKKYVVYACQKIYLL, encoded by the coding sequence ATGAACATCCCATTTGAACCGCAAGTTTTCGGAACTTCAGTCAATGTACATTTACTATTAGAATATTTAGCTTTTTTCATCGGTTTCCGATATTACCTTTATTTAAAAAGAACGAAAAGTGATGCTATTACCGGAAAAAACAGATTATCCATCCTTTTAGGAGCTATTGTAGGAGCTTTTATAGGTTCCCGATTTTTTGCTTTTCTTGAAAACCCGGTCTTTCATTTCAGCTCTGATCACCTGATCCGTATCCTGAATGCTAAAACCATTATGGGTGGATTATTCGGAGGACTTATCGGTGTTGAATTAGCCAAAAAAATAATCCGTGAAAAAGAATCATCCGGTGATTTGTTTACACTTCCTTTGATCCTGGGAATCTTCATAGGGCGTATCGGCTGTTTTTTAAGCGGCATACGGGAGTTTACGTACGGGAAACCGACTTCTCTTTTTCTTGGTATAAATCTGGGCGATGGTATTAAAAGACATCCTATTGCTCTTTATGAATTATTCTTCTTAGCAGGTTTATTCTGGCTCTTAAAATATTTATGGGAAAACAAAAAACTTGAAAACGGTACCCTTTTTAAATTTTTTATGATCGCATACTTTTCATGGCGCTTTGCCGTTGAATTCTTAAAGCCGAATACTTTCTTTATTTCAGGACTAAGTAGTATTCAATGGTTGTGTATCATTTGTTTCCTTTATTATAGCAAAACCCTAAAAAAATACGTTGTTTATGCCTGTCAGAAAATATACTTACTATGA
- a CDS encoding DUF3108 domain-containing protein, translating to MKKTIFSLILSMGIVLFSFGQAPLSPQNNPVDYSLVKNESSKMKWFVLQDTMKIEIGTIQTDVQKKGNELIVISTIDLNRSPVKWVDSTIVKTDRFKPVYHSSYNQQRDMALHFKEEITGYYLDKMNNKKVMILEKADESYFDSNFYPQLIRWLPLKEGYSDIISIFDYNPVAKIGVITATITQVKDSTLLSHGLPKETWIVTTTDDISDNEVVSTYYIEKSSRKVLKQEIDIKGKKMLMELID from the coding sequence ATGAAAAAAACAATCTTCAGTCTTATTCTTTCAATGGGTATTGTACTCTTCTCATTCGGTCAGGCTCCATTGAGCCCTCAAAATAATCCTGTGGATTATAGTTTGGTAAAAAATGAATCTTCAAAAATGAAATGGTTTGTCCTGCAAGACACTATGAAAATTGAAATAGGAACTATTCAGACTGATGTTCAAAAAAAAGGAAATGAGCTGATAGTCATCTCTACCATTGATCTGAACCGCTCACCAGTAAAATGGGTTGACAGTACAATTGTAAAAACGGATCGCTTTAAACCGGTTTATCATTCTTCATACAATCAACAAAGGGATATGGCACTCCACTTTAAGGAAGAAATTACCGGTTATTATCTGGATAAAATGAATAATAAAAAAGTAATGATCTTAGAAAAAGCAGATGAATCTTACTTTGATAGTAATTTTTATCCGCAACTGATTCGTTGGCTCCCCTTAAAAGAGGGATACTCCGACATTATTTCTATTTTTGATTATAATCCGGTAGCTAAAATCGGTGTGATTACAGCAACAATTACACAAGTAAAAGATAGTACTTTGCTGAGTCATGGCCTTCCAAAAGAAACCTGGATTGTTACTACAACAGATGATATTTCAGATAACGAAGTTGTTTCCACTTATTACATTGAAAAAAGCAGCCGAAAGGTATTGAAACAGGAAATAGATATTAAAGGTAAAAAAATGCTTATGGAATTAATCGACTAA
- a CDS encoding DUF6705 family protein, which produces MKTLLNILCLLLISINVNCQVTQILPLNGGEMSYGSYRKDLNNELPFWVGTWEGVSNGKKYVFEFTFFQQHLSQYDIDKYYYYDEIKGKFKVIDLNTNAILYNGLNATVYDDYTITNLVLRGNSLLLLFQDGEINCCNTAEFYLIKDSNSPDQIMYKDFSYGEYGCLSNNPCLYNDQLDIPMFLPTQDFVLTRQ; this is translated from the coding sequence ATGAAAACACTATTAAATATTCTCTGCCTGTTATTAATTAGTATAAATGTAAATTGTCAGGTTACTCAAATACTACCTTTAAATGGAGGAGAGATGAGCTACGGCTCTTATAGAAAAGACTTAAATAATGAGCTGCCATTCTGGGTGGGTACATGGGAAGGAGTCTCTAATGGTAAAAAATACGTTTTTGAATTCACGTTTTTTCAACAACACTTAAGTCAATATGACATAGATAAATATTATTATTATGATGAAATAAAAGGGAAATTTAAAGTAATAGATTTAAACACGAATGCTATTTTATATAATGGTCTTAATGCTACAGTTTATGATGATTACACAATAACTAATCTTGTTCTTAGGGGCAATAGTTTATTGTTACTCTTTCAAGACGGCGAGATCAATTGTTGCAATACAGCTGAGTTTTATCTGATCAAAGACAGTAACAGTCCTGACCAAATTATGTATAAAGATTTTAGCTATGGAGAATATGGTTGTTTATCTAACAATCCATGCCTTTACAATGACCAGTTAGATATTCCCATGTTTTTGCCGACTCAAGATTTTGTATTAACAAGACAGTAA
- a CDS encoding MDR family MFS transporter, with protein sequence MSASGTIQNDDLVLYGIDRVIITVTAVLCALLEIVDTTIVNVALNDMRGSLGATLTDVAWVITAYAIANVIVIPMTSWLSQQFGRRNYFAASIIIFTFSSFLCGNASGIWELVLFRFIQGLGGGALLVTSQTIITESYPVEKRGMAQAIYGMGVIVGPTLGPPLGGYLVDNYSWPYIFYINVPIGIIATLLTLTYVKSPKYGDKLKSNQVDWWGIITLAMFIGSLQFVLEHGQQDDWFNDSTIVVVSIMSFVGLFFFIWRELVYEYPIVNLRVLRDNNLRVGTILSFVLGFGLYGSTFIIPIYTQSILGWTATDAGLLLIPSSLMTAFMMPIIGKLIQKGVPQPYLVAIGFLMFFIFTFWMHNIMTPDTGEEHMFWPLIVRGFGLGLLFVPITTLSLSTLSGKGIGEGAAFTGMLRQLGGSFGIAIITTFISRLSQDHRVNLIKNIDGANTQVQQRIYALQQGFIAKGFSPNEALNKAYQLIDLSVTQQSTVLSYMDVFMYLGLLFLICIPFILLIKKGKGNVNLSDAMH encoded by the coding sequence ATGAGCGCATCAGGAACCATACAAAATGACGATTTGGTACTGTATGGCATTGACAGGGTTATTATTACCGTCACTGCCGTATTGTGTGCCTTATTAGAAATTGTAGATACTACCATTGTTAACGTAGCCTTGAACGACATGCGTGGAAGTCTGGGAGCTACCTTAACCGATGTGGCTTGGGTAATTACGGCTTATGCTATTGCTAACGTAATTGTAATCCCAATGACCAGTTGGCTATCTCAACAATTCGGTAGACGAAATTATTTTGCCGCTTCTATTATCATTTTCACCTTTTCCTCATTCTTATGCGGAAATGCTTCCGGAATTTGGGAATTAGTTCTCTTCCGATTCATTCAGGGATTAGGTGGCGGAGCCCTTTTGGTTACTTCTCAAACGATCATTACCGAAAGTTATCCGGTGGAAAAAAGAGGTATGGCACAAGCTATTTACGGTATGGGTGTAATTGTAGGACCTACATTGGGTCCGCCGTTAGGAGGTTATCTGGTAGATAATTACTCCTGGCCTTATATCTTTTACATCAACGTACCGATTGGAATTATTGCAACCTTGTTAACTTTAACTTACGTTAAAAGTCCGAAATACGGTGATAAATTAAAAAGCAATCAGGTTGACTGGTGGGGAATCATTACGCTGGCTATGTTTATCGGTTCGCTGCAATTTGTTCTGGAGCACGGACAACAGGACGACTGGTTTAATGACAGTACTATAGTTGTCGTCAGTATTATGAGCTTTGTCGGTTTGTTCTTCTTCATTTGGAGGGAGCTCGTCTACGAATATCCGATAGTGAATCTTCGGGTTCTGAGGGACAATAACCTGAGAGTAGGAACCATTTTAAGTTTTGTACTCGGTTTCGGATTGTATGGCTCTACATTCATTATTCCGATCTATACGCAGTCTATTTTAGGGTGGACCGCAACCGACGCCGGTTTATTGCTGATCCCGAGTTCCTTGATGACGGCTTTTATGATGCCGATCATCGGTAAACTGATCCAAAAAGGCGTACCTCAACCCTATCTGGTCGCTATAGGCTTTTTAATGTTCTTTATTTTTACGTTCTGGATGCATAACATTATGACTCCCGATACCGGTGAAGAACACATGTTTTGGCCACTGATCGTTCGCGGATTCGGTTTAGGATTGCTGTTTGTTCCGATCACTACTCTTTCGCTTTCCACTTTAAGCGGAAAAGGAATCGGTGAAGGAGCTGCTTTTACCGGAATGTTACGTCAGTTAGGAGGTTCATTCGGTATTGCCATTATTACAACTTTTATTTCCAGATTATCACAAGACCACCGAGTGAATCTGATCAAAAATATTGACGGAGCTAATACTCAGGTACAACAAAGGATCTATGCTTTACAACAAGGATTTATAGCCAAAGGATTTAGTCCCAATGAAGCATTGAACAAAGCTTACCAGCTAATTGATCTGTCAGTGACCCAACAAAGTACAGTATTGTCCTATATGGATGTTTTTATGTACTTAGGATTGCTGTTCTTAATTTGTATTCCGTTTATCCTACTCATTAAAAAAGGAAAAGGAAACGTCAATCTTAGTGATGCAATGCACTAA
- a CDS encoding HlyD family secretion protein produces METKKTNKKFTIILIVLVTLGVVYGGYKYFHSLAHETTDDAQIEQNMSPIIPRVSGYVQKIYVKDNQYVKKGDTLFVIDNSDYLVRFEEAQAALLAAESNLEVSKADVGSAAAGVSVSAANAQSYTNSIENAKVKVWRATNDFERFENLYKNKSITKQQYEQALAAKQVAENELKVLQDQKAASDYQKKVAVSRSNVSSKQTQVAQANIKRAQAQLDAAKLNLGYTVVTAAIDGQVSTVDLQPGQMVQAGQSLFYIIETGDVWVVANFKETQLDKMRLGQEVEIKVDAYPDYKFVGEVTSFSPATGSRFSLLPPDNATGNFVKTVQRLPVKINFKNSNDKEKLSLLRAGMNVDVDVHLK; encoded by the coding sequence ATGGAAACAAAAAAAACAAATAAAAAATTTACGATCATCCTAATTGTTTTAGTAACCTTAGGAGTGGTTTACGGTGGATACAAATACTTCCACTCTTTGGCTCACGAAACTACCGATGATGCCCAGATAGAACAAAACATGTCACCGATTATTCCCAGAGTAAGCGGTTACGTTCAGAAAATATATGTAAAAGACAATCAATACGTTAAAAAAGGAGATACTTTATTCGTTATCGACAACAGTGATTATTTGGTACGCTTTGAAGAGGCTCAGGCAGCGCTTTTAGCGGCAGAAAGCAATTTAGAAGTCTCTAAAGCTGATGTAGGAAGCGCGGCAGCCGGTGTATCAGTTTCTGCTGCCAATGCACAATCCTATACTAATAGTATTGAAAATGCTAAAGTAAAAGTGTGGAGAGCCACTAACGACTTTGAACGTTTTGAGAACCTATACAAAAACAAATCGATCACTAAACAACAATACGAACAAGCCTTGGCAGCCAAACAAGTGGCAGAAAATGAACTGAAAGTGTTGCAAGATCAGAAAGCAGCTTCTGATTATCAGAAAAAAGTAGCTGTTTCCCGTTCAAATGTTTCCAGCAAACAAACACAAGTAGCTCAAGCTAATATAAAAAGAGCACAAGCCCAATTAGATGCTGCTAAATTAAACTTAGGCTATACCGTAGTGACTGCGGCTATTGACGGACAAGTTTCAACTGTTGATCTGCAACCGGGACAAATGGTTCAGGCCGGACAATCGTTATTTTATATCATCGAAACCGGAGACGTTTGGGTAGTTGCTAATTTCAAAGAAACCCAATTAGACAAAATGCGTTTGGGACAAGAAGTTGAAATAAAAGTTGATGCTTATCCTGACTATAAATTTGTAGGTGAAGTTACTTCATTCTCTCCGGCTACCGGATCACGTTTCTCCCTTTTGCCCCCTGACAATGCTACCGGAAATTTCGTAAAAACCGTGCAAAGACTTCCGGTTAAGATCAATTTTAAAAACTCTAACGACAAAGAAAAATTAAGTTTACTTCGCGCAGGAATGAATGTAGATGTAGACGTACACTTAAAATAA
- a CDS encoding TolC family protein: MKSKFSLILVLFQLVSFTGQAQETQKLTLKQTVEMATTQSKQAVLAEAKVTTSDYEVKKAKNNRYPSATLSGQYFRLTEPNISSPLFGDSSSGSSGGSTGKINQLLLGMANVSIPVFNGFKISQNIKASENLHESESLEAEYTKEQVALYATNLYLAIYKTQQMLDLLQDNLKSAHQRVVDFQAMEDNGLLAHNDMLKAQLQESNVQLMIDQNQKNLDVLNFKLKNLLGIAENSTIEIDPNGIDSFQAIAAGDAQRSDLQAAEYKQKAAENGIKIAQGNYYPSINLVGGYVAVDIKNAFTMTNAINFGVGVSYDLSSIFKNNAEVKVAKSKSEEAKQSVALLTDQIKEEVHEAQENYTLAQKQYNVYNLAAEQATENYRIVKDKYDNGLSNTNDLLEADVEQLQANINKAVSKADILQKYYELAFAKGNLTQSVQQ; this comes from the coding sequence ATGAAAAGTAAATTTTCGCTTATTTTAGTTCTTTTTCAACTGGTTTCTTTTACGGGACAAGCTCAGGAAACACAAAAGCTGACCTTAAAACAAACCGTTGAAATGGCTACGACACAAAGTAAGCAAGCCGTTTTAGCCGAGGCTAAAGTAACGACCTCAGATTATGAAGTCAAAAAGGCTAAAAACAACCGCTACCCGAGCGCAACGCTTTCGGGACAATATTTCCGGTTGACAGAACCGAACATCAGTTCGCCTTTGTTCGGTGATTCAAGTTCCGGTTCTTCCGGCGGAAGTACCGGTAAAATAAACCAATTGCTTTTAGGAATGGCTAATGTGAGTATTCCGGTATTCAACGGATTCAAAATCAGTCAAAACATTAAAGCCTCTGAGAATTTGCATGAATCGGAAAGTTTAGAAGCCGAATATACAAAAGAACAAGTGGCTTTATATGCTACTAATTTGTATCTGGCGATCTATAAAACCCAACAAATGTTGGATTTATTACAAGATAACCTGAAAAGCGCTCACCAACGTGTAGTGGACTTCCAAGCTATGGAAGACAACGGTTTGTTGGCACACAACGATATGCTAAAAGCACAATTGCAGGAATCTAACGTACAATTGATGATTGATCAGAACCAGAAGAATCTGGATGTATTGAATTTCAAACTGAAAAATCTTTTGGGAATTGCTGAAAATTCAACTATTGAAATTGATCCTAACGGAATTGATTCGTTCCAGGCAATAGCTGCCGGCGATGCACAACGCAGTGACCTACAAGCAGCAGAATACAAACAAAAAGCAGCGGAAAACGGGATTAAAATAGCACAAGGAAACTATTATCCCTCTATTAATCTAGTAGGCGGATATGTTGCCGTAGACATCAAAAATGCCTTTACCATGACTAATGCCATAAACTTTGGAGTTGGTGTTTCTTATGACTTATCGTCTATTTTTAAAAACAATGCAGAAGTTAAGGTCGCCAAAAGCAAATCGGAAGAAGCAAAACAATCCGTAGCTCTTTTAACCGATCAAATTAAAGAAGAAGTTCACGAAGCTCAGGAAAACTACACCTTAGCTCAAAAACAATACAATGTATACAACTTAGCTGCTGAACAAGCTACAGAAAACTACAGAATTGTAAAAGACAAATACGACAACGGTTTATCCAATACTAATGATCTACTGGAAGCCGATGTAGAACAACTTCAGGCTAATATCAATAAGGCGGTTTCAAAAGCAGATATTCTTCAAAAATATTACGAATTGGCTTTTGCTAAAGGAAACTTAACCCAATCTGTTCAACAATAA
- a CDS encoding TetR/AcrR family transcriptional regulator → MELNAKQIEIITIAETLFAEKGFDGTSIRDIAKAADINIAMISYYFGSKEKLLEAIVLNRISAMRLMLANLFEENISPIEKMEKLVRFYVHRIYENRSIYQILHVEIISQKRDINYDVFIDIKRQNLDLIEDIIKEGQEQKVFRPNIKVLMIPPVIIGTLTQFYTNKAFYQKVLDLKTEEEFEQYIYSTFTDDLIRAIHAIILN, encoded by the coding sequence ATGGAGTTAAATGCTAAACAAATCGAAATCATTACAATAGCCGAAACTTTATTCGCAGAAAAAGGCTTCGACGGAACTTCCATTCGTGATATTGCCAAAGCAGCTGATATCAACATTGCTATGATTTCTTATTATTTCGGTTCCAAAGAAAAGCTTTTGGAAGCTATTGTACTGAACCGTATTTCCGCTATGCGCTTAATGTTAGCCAACCTTTTCGAAGAAAACATTTCGCCGATAGAAAAAATGGAAAAACTGGTGCGCTTTTATGTGCATCGTATTTATGAGAATCGCAGTATTTATCAAATTCTGCATGTGGAGATCATTTCGCAAAAACGCGACATCAATTACGATGTTTTTATTGACATTAAGAGACAAAATCTGGATCTGATCGAAGACATCATTAAAGAAGGTCAGGAACAGAAGGTTTTTCGCCCGAATATAAAAGTATTGATGATTCCTCCGGTAATTATCGGAACGCTGACCCAATTCTATACCAACAAGGCTTTTTACCAAAAAGTATTAGACCTGAAAACGGAAGAAGAATTTGAACAATATATCTACAGCACTTTTACAGATGATCTGATCAGAGCAATTCACGCAATTATTTTAAACTAA